Proteins from a genomic interval of Corynebacterium deserti GIMN1.010:
- a CDS encoding ABC-F family ATP-binding cassette domain-containing protein: MRTAASYIAIDGLSFSYPTTRVLSDISLTANKGSIVGLIGENGAGKSTLLALIAGTLDPDQGHLYTPEDTGFIAQETSLPFDEPVQSLIDAAVAPVRKIDADIARLSALLGDASLTEQELATAGTDFDAALSAAEELGVWELDSRIETVIAGLGLADINRRTPIRELSGGQRRRFALAALLLEPHDALILDEPTNHLDDNAVDFLISELSSFKGPVLIASHDRYFLDEISTELVDLDPALGPEGGSGEEVRQAVSFGGGFSEYLKEREQRRTRWAQLWAAQEAEREKLEGAIGTTEEDIFHRSVSKSESKISTKFYADRAAKTQGNRVRSAKNRLDELERYSIPEPPKPLEFSGIPDFQRRGAGESIEVRNIAVEDRLKPLKFHIDPGDHILVEGPNGVGKSTLLSVLDGTLAPTSGEIVMPEDLRVARLKQDDEWTEKQLDTPIGELFAQLSSSELTLVEMGLLTEASQSKTLRAASLGQRRRVSLGLILASPPDLLLLDEPTNHLSLALAEELEAAIENFPGRVVLASHDRWIRRRWTGKKISLETS; encoded by the coding sequence ATGCGTACCGCAGCCAGCTACATTGCCATTGATGGCCTCAGCTTCTCCTACCCCACTACCCGAGTGCTCAGCGACATTTCGCTCACAGCCAACAAAGGCAGCATCGTCGGTCTCATCGGCGAAAATGGGGCCGGAAAATCCACCCTTTTAGCACTCATCGCAGGCACTCTCGACCCAGACCAGGGGCATCTTTACACGCCAGAAGACACCGGCTTCATCGCCCAGGAAACTTCCCTTCCCTTCGATGAGCCCGTGCAATCGCTTATCGACGCCGCCGTCGCCCCAGTTCGCAAGATTGACGCGGACATTGCGCGCCTATCGGCGCTGCTTGGTGATGCCTCCCTCACGGAGCAGGAGCTAGCCACGGCCGGCACTGACTTCGACGCAGCTCTCAGCGCCGCCGAAGAACTCGGTGTGTGGGAACTAGACTCGCGGATTGAAACAGTCATCGCTGGCCTTGGCCTCGCTGACATTAATCGCCGTACCCCCATTCGCGAACTATCCGGTGGCCAACGTCGCAGGTTTGCCCTCGCAGCCCTGCTGTTGGAACCGCACGATGCCCTCATCCTTGATGAGCCCACCAACCACCTCGATGACAATGCCGTCGATTTCCTCATCAGCGAGCTCTCATCATTCAAGGGTCCAGTCTTGATCGCCAGCCACGATCGCTACTTCCTCGATGAAATTTCCACTGAACTCGTCGATCTCGATCCAGCACTTGGACCTGAAGGCGGCAGCGGCGAAGAAGTTCGACAGGCCGTCTCCTTCGGCGGTGGATTCTCCGAATACCTCAAAGAACGCGAACAACGACGCACCCGATGGGCACAACTGTGGGCTGCACAAGAAGCGGAACGGGAAAAACTCGAAGGGGCAATTGGCACCACCGAGGAGGATATTTTCCACCGTTCGGTGTCCAAGTCGGAATCGAAGATCTCCACCAAGTTCTACGCAGACCGCGCAGCAAAAACTCAAGGAAACCGCGTGCGTTCAGCCAAAAATCGTCTTGACGAGTTGGAACGCTACTCCATTCCGGAACCACCCAAGCCCCTGGAATTTTCTGGCATCCCCGATTTCCAGCGACGCGGTGCTGGCGAATCCATCGAGGTCCGCAACATCGCGGTCGAAGATCGACTCAAGCCACTGAAATTCCATATCGATCCTGGCGATCATATCTTGGTTGAAGGCCCCAATGGCGTGGGCAAATCGACGCTGCTGAGTGTCCTTGATGGCACGCTTGCACCAACATCAGGGGAAATCGTCATGCCCGAGGACCTGCGTGTCGCTCGCCTCAAGCAAGACGATGAATGGACGGAAAAACAGCTTGATACCCCCATTGGCGAGCTGTTCGCCCAGCTTTCCTCCAGCGAACTTACGCTCGTAGAGATGGGCCTGCTGACGGAGGCGTCGCAAAGCAAAACGTTGCGGGCCGCATCCCTCGGCCAACGCCGCCGCGTCTCGCTCGGCCTCATTCTTGCCAGCCCGCCTGACCTGCTGCTTCTCGACGAACCGACCAACCACCTCTCCCTCGCACTGGCTGAGGAACTTGAGGCTGCGATAGAAAACTTCCCCGGCCGCGTCGTTCTAGCCAGCCACGATAGGTGGATTCGACGACGCTGGACGGGGAAAAAGATCAGCCTAGAAACTAGCTAA
- a CDS encoding asparaginase, producing the protein MSEQSSTSSHHDAKHTSTTQKVALITTGGTIACTADANGHLIPTVSGTELLAPIASRFDGSHISFEVHEINRLDSSSMTFADLDSIITTVNRVLEDPDVVGIVVTHGTDSMEESAIAVDTFLNDPRPVIFTGAQKPFDHPESDGPSNLFEACLIASDPSARGIGALIVFGHAVLPARGCTKWDTADELAFATNAPEEPERPTPLTHTPLANISVEIIPAYPGATGSMVEVALAGGAQGLVVEAMGSGNVGTRMGDALGKALDAGIPVIISTRVPRGEVVGAYGGAGGGATLAAKGALGSRYFRAGQARILLAAALATGVHPATLI; encoded by the coding sequence ATGTCTGAGCAGTCCTCCACCTCATCCCACCATGATGCAAAACACACTTCAACTACCCAAAAAGTAGCTTTGATTACCACCGGTGGAACGATCGCATGCACCGCCGACGCTAACGGCCACCTCATCCCCACCGTCAGTGGAACGGAACTGTTGGCCCCTATCGCATCGCGCTTTGACGGCTCCCACATTTCCTTCGAAGTCCACGAAATCAACCGCCTGGATTCCTCATCCATGACATTTGCGGACCTCGACTCGATTATCACCACCGTGAACCGCGTACTAGAGGACCCCGACGTGGTGGGAATCGTGGTCACTCACGGAACTGACTCCATGGAAGAATCCGCCATCGCCGTAGATACCTTCCTCAACGATCCCCGTCCCGTCATCTTTACCGGCGCACAAAAACCCTTTGACCACCCCGAATCCGACGGACCCTCCAACCTTTTCGAAGCCTGCCTCATCGCCTCCGACCCCTCCGCCCGAGGAATCGGCGCATTGATCGTCTTCGGCCACGCCGTTTTGCCTGCTCGTGGCTGCACCAAGTGGGACACCGCAGATGAACTCGCCTTCGCCACCAATGCGCCAGAAGAACCAGAACGGCCCACTCCCCTCACCCATACCCCACTTGCCAACATCTCCGTAGAAATCATCCCCGCCTACCCCGGCGCGACTGGTTCCATGGTGGAAGTAGCTCTTGCCGGCGGCGCCCAAGGCCTCGTAGTGGAAGCCATGGGATCCGGCAATGTGGGCACCCGCATGGGTGATGCGTTAGGAAAAGCTCTCGACGCAGGTATTCCTGTCATTATTAGTACTCGTGTTCCTCGCGGAGAAGTTGTCGGCGCCTATGGCGGTGCTGGCGGAGGAGCCACCCTTGCAGCGAAGGGCGCACTGGGATCGCGATACTTCCGTGCAGGTCAGGCGCGCATTTTGCTGGCTGCGGCATTGGCGACGGGAGTGCATCCGGCAACGTTGATTTAG
- a CDS encoding DNA polymerase IV, translating into MQRWVLHIDMDAFFASCEQLTRPTLRGRPVLVGGVSGRGVVAGASYEARAFGAKSAMPMHQAKALVGFGAVVVAPRHAVYSAASKRVFSIIERKAGPVERLSIDEGYMEPADLVGASPDEVRAWAEDLRAEIREVTGLPASVGAGSGKQIAKIGSGEAKPDGVFVVPTERQHELLDPLPVGALWGVGPVTGAKLANMGVETIGDLAALSQKEVEISLGATIGVGLWNLARGIDDRPVEPRAEAKQISQEHTYEKDLLTRPHVDSAITRAAQGAHRRLLKDGRGARTVTVKLRMADFHIESRSFTLSYATDDYVTLEATAFKLARYPEEVGPIRLVGVSFSGLEESRQDIMFPELDQLIVVPPAPDSDYETGVQSQSTQDIVSEVHEEQSSTIWRATQDVFHPEFGHGWVQGAGHGVVSVRFETRSTTRGRTKSFSIEDSLLQPADPLDSLDWKEWFADQEGE; encoded by the coding sequence ATGCAACGTTGGGTTCTGCACATCGACATGGATGCATTCTTCGCCTCCTGCGAACAGCTAACCCGACCAACCCTCCGAGGGCGTCCCGTACTAGTAGGAGGAGTGTCGGGCAGAGGTGTTGTCGCAGGCGCTTCTTATGAAGCCCGCGCATTTGGTGCGAAATCCGCCATGCCCATGCACCAGGCGAAAGCTCTCGTGGGATTTGGTGCCGTGGTCGTTGCGCCGCGGCATGCGGTGTACTCGGCGGCGTCGAAACGCGTTTTTTCCATCATCGAACGCAAAGCTGGCCCGGTCGAAAGACTGAGCATCGACGAAGGATACATGGAGCCAGCCGACCTCGTCGGTGCTTCACCTGATGAAGTGCGGGCGTGGGCCGAGGACCTTCGCGCAGAAATCCGCGAGGTCACAGGGCTTCCCGCCTCAGTAGGGGCTGGTTCGGGAAAACAAATCGCCAAAATCGGTTCCGGCGAAGCAAAACCAGATGGCGTTTTTGTCGTGCCAACGGAAAGACAACATGAATTGCTTGATCCACTTCCTGTCGGCGCATTATGGGGCGTTGGCCCTGTCACCGGTGCGAAACTAGCCAACATGGGCGTGGAAACCATCGGTGATCTCGCAGCTCTGAGCCAAAAAGAAGTAGAAATCAGCCTCGGCGCAACGATCGGCGTGGGACTGTGGAATCTTGCACGAGGAATCGACGATCGCCCCGTCGAACCACGCGCCGAAGCCAAACAAATTTCCCAAGAACACACCTACGAAAAAGACCTCCTCACCAGACCTCACGTCGATTCAGCCATCACCCGTGCCGCCCAAGGCGCCCATCGACGCCTGCTCAAAGACGGCCGCGGCGCACGAACAGTCACCGTCAAACTTCGCATGGCAGATTTTCACATCGAATCCAGGTCATTCACCTTGTCATATGCCACCGATGACTACGTCACATTGGAAGCAACCGCGTTCAAATTGGCGCGATACCCAGAAGAAGTCGGCCCTATCCGACTCGTGGGAGTGAGCTTCTCGGGTTTGGAGGAATCCCGCCAAGACATCATGTTTCCCGAGCTAGACCAATTGATCGTTGTCCCACCCGCACCAGATTCCGATTACGAAACCGGTGTTCAATCCCAATCCACGCAGGACATTGTCTCCGAAGTGCACGAAGAACAATCATCCACCATCTGGCGCGCCACTCAAGACGTTTTTCACCCAGAGTTCGGTCACGGATGGGTCCAAGGGGCCGGTCATGGAGTGGTGTCGGTGCGTTTTGAAACCCGATCAACCACCAGAGGGCGCACTAAAAGCTTTTCCATTGAGGATTCATTGCTCCAACCCGCCGATCCATTAGACAGTCTTGATTGGAAGGAGTGGTTTGCGGACCAAGAGGGGGAATAA
- a CDS encoding amino acid permease, which translates to MSISTPVHAAENAGYRKDLKTRHIQMIALGGALGTGLFLGAGGRLNAGGPGLAIVYAVCGLIGYMMLRSLGEMVVHRPTSGSFTSYSREFLGEKAAFFAGWVYFIAWVTVGIAELTAIAVYLQFWPIFQDVPQWVLVALALSIVVGVNLLGVKLFGEAEFWFAFIKVAAILVFMGIGIFVIISGRDVAGHNPGFGTLHEDGWFPNGVMPLIVLTQGVVFAYAGIDMIGVAAGETQNPEKEIPRAINTTVFRIIFFYVGSVLLLALLLPASEYKAGESPFVTFLNALGVPGAADIMNLVVLTAALSSVNAGLYATARVLKPLAHTGSAPKFLGVMSKHGVPMGGVWLTTALLILGVILNYVVPSQAFEIVLNFGAIAILAMWTMIVVAHLGYLKAAKEGKVTRHSYRAPLGAAGDWIVIIFLVGVVVLMAFDHPVGTYTLIAAVVVGVPGFIAGWYATRASRAKALANIEHRVD; encoded by the coding sequence ATGAGCATCTCTACCCCGGTGCATGCTGCAGAAAATGCAGGCTATCGCAAAGACCTTAAAACTCGACACATCCAAATGATCGCCCTGGGTGGTGCACTTGGAACCGGCCTCTTCCTCGGAGCTGGCGGCCGCCTCAATGCCGGTGGCCCGGGCCTGGCCATCGTCTACGCTGTGTGTGGTCTCATCGGCTACATGATGCTGCGCTCACTGGGCGAGATGGTAGTCCACCGACCCACCTCCGGTTCGTTTACCTCCTACTCCCGAGAATTCCTGGGAGAGAAGGCTGCATTTTTCGCAGGCTGGGTCTACTTCATTGCATGGGTCACCGTTGGCATCGCCGAGCTCACTGCGATCGCCGTTTACTTGCAATTTTGGCCCATCTTCCAAGACGTCCCACAATGGGTACTGGTGGCTCTCGCCTTATCGATCGTGGTCGGCGTCAACCTCCTTGGCGTGAAACTCTTCGGCGAAGCTGAATTCTGGTTTGCCTTCATCAAGGTGGCAGCGATCCTCGTCTTTATGGGCATCGGCATCTTTGTGATCATCTCCGGCCGAGATGTTGCAGGACACAACCCCGGCTTTGGCACCCTTCACGAAGACGGCTGGTTCCCTAATGGCGTCATGCCTTTGATCGTGCTCACCCAAGGTGTTGTCTTCGCCTACGCGGGTATCGACATGATCGGCGTTGCCGCCGGAGAAACCCAGAATCCAGAAAAAGAAATCCCCCGCGCCATCAACACCACCGTCTTCCGCATCATTTTCTTCTACGTCGGCTCCGTCCTCCTGCTCGCACTGCTCCTGCCAGCCAGCGAATACAAAGCGGGGGAGTCGCCTTTTGTCACCTTCCTCAACGCACTTGGTGTTCCCGGCGCCGCCGACATCATGAACCTCGTTGTTCTCACCGCGGCGCTGTCCTCGGTCAACGCAGGCCTTTACGCCACCGCACGAGTACTCAAGCCACTTGCTCACACCGGAAGCGCACCAAAATTCCTTGGCGTCATGTCCAAGCACGGCGTGCCTATGGGAGGCGTGTGGCTGACTACCGCGCTTCTCATCCTCGGCGTCATTCTCAATTACGTTGTGCCTTCTCAGGCATTTGAAATCGTCCTCAACTTCGGCGCCATCGCTATCCTTGCAATGTGGACGATGATTGTGGTTGCCCACTTGGGCTACCTCAAAGCTGCGAAAGAAGGCAAGGTAACTCGGCATTCCTACAGGGCCCCGCTCGGTGCGGCTGGCGACTGGATCGTCATCATCTTCCTGGTCGGCGTTGTGGTCCTCATGGCATTCGATCACCCTGTGGGCACCTACACTCTCATCGCAGCAGTAGTCGTGGGTGTTCCCGGATTCATCGCAGGCTGGTATGCGACACGAGCCTCCCGCGCGAAAGCTCTGGCAAATATCGAACACCGGGTCGATTAA
- a CDS encoding EamA family transporter — MVLNGVSLYAGAALAVGLFEQFSPALVAWMRVGSAAGILLVLNRPSIRNFSGKTGFNAAVYGISTMAMNITFYEAIARIPMGTAVAIEFMGPIMVAALGSRTVRDWVALILAGVGVVIISGAQWSANSSGVMFAMAAAALWAIYIVVGNRIAGDASSSRTGMAVGFTWAAVLSLPLAIWWWPGLGASSFSGVEVVGLALGLGVLSAVIPYGLDQVVLRMAGRAYFAILLAILPISAALMGALALGQMLSVAEVAGIILVVVAVALRRPR; from the coding sequence ATGGTGCTTAATGGTGTGTCGTTGTATGCGGGGGCGGCGCTGGCGGTGGGGCTGTTCGAGCAGTTTTCGCCAGCTCTAGTCGCGTGGATGCGCGTGGGGTCGGCGGCGGGAATTTTGCTGGTGCTCAATCGCCCGAGTATTCGTAATTTCTCAGGAAAAACGGGTTTCAATGCAGCGGTGTATGGCATCTCGACGATGGCGATGAATATTACGTTTTACGAAGCCATCGCTCGAATTCCGATGGGTACCGCCGTGGCGATTGAGTTCATGGGACCGATCATGGTGGCGGCGCTGGGAAGCCGCACGGTGCGCGATTGGGTGGCACTCATCCTGGCTGGCGTGGGCGTGGTGATTATTAGTGGCGCGCAGTGGTCGGCTAATAGTTCAGGCGTGATGTTTGCGATGGCAGCCGCTGCGCTGTGGGCGATTTATATCGTTGTGGGAAATCGTATCGCCGGTGACGCATCGTCGAGTCGCACGGGCATGGCGGTTGGGTTTACGTGGGCGGCGGTCCTGTCGCTGCCGTTGGCGATCTGGTGGTGGCCCGGCCTGGGTGCTTCCTCATTCAGCGGAGTTGAGGTGGTGGGCTTAGCGCTTGGTCTCGGCGTGCTGTCCGCGGTCATTCCCTACGGCCTTGACCAGGTGGTTTTGCGCATGGCGGGCCGCGCCTACTTCGCTATCCTGCTGGCCATTTTGCCTATCAGCGCCGCCCTCATGGGTGCGCTGGCCCTTGGCCAGATGTTGTCAGTGGCTGAGGTCGCAGGCATCATTCTGGTTGTAGTGGCAGTTGCTTTGCGACGCCCCCGTTAA
- a CDS encoding HEAT repeat domain-containing protein — protein MHLPKEWGRGEAEIQRGLSREPVTLAESALIEVHINAEGALAWALVARGLVSKDPAVRFRAARIVAGAGDPQVAELLVPLLADDFAGVRAEAALALARFSAPEQCRSSSGWL, from the coding sequence GTGCACTTGCCTAAGGAATGGGGGCGAGGTGAGGCGGAGATTCAACGCGGTTTAAGTAGGGAGCCGGTGACGTTGGCGGAGTCTGCATTAATTGAAGTCCATATCAATGCGGAAGGCGCCTTGGCATGGGCTTTGGTGGCTCGAGGTCTGGTGTCAAAAGACCCCGCGGTGCGGTTTCGGGCTGCAAGGATCGTGGCGGGAGCTGGCGACCCACAAGTGGCTGAACTCCTTGTCCCATTGTTGGCGGATGATTTTGCTGGCGTCCGCGCTGAGGCCGCGTTAGCGTTAGCACGCTTCTCGGCACCCGAGCAGTGCAGGAGCTCATCGGGATGGTTGTGA
- a CDS encoding HEAT repeat domain-containing protein, whose amino-acid sequence MSIWQQALKSADATTRLQAALVLGSTPSPDGLDLLIARSGVEEDFFVRGVPTWALTRFHKDLVIRKLVTDLDNHDAPFATS is encoded by the coding sequence ATGAGCATTTGGCAACAGGCGTTGAAATCGGCAGACGCAACGACTCGACTTCAAGCAGCATTGGTCCTGGGCAGCACACCATCGCCTGACGGCCTGGATCTGTTGATAGCACGCAGTGGGGTGGAGGAGGACTTCTTTGTCCGAGGCGTGCCGACGTGGGCGTTAACCAGGTTCCACAAAGATCTCGTGATCCGGAAACTTGTCACGGACCTAGACAACCACGATGCGCCTTTTGCCACGAGCTAG
- the ileS gene encoding isoleucine--tRNA ligase, which yields MSDTVGGVYPQVDLSGGSSRFPEMEENVLNYWKQDDTFQASIDQREGAKDYVFYDGPPFANGLPHYGHLLTGYVKDIVPRYQTMRGYRVPRVFGWDTHGLPAELEAEKQLGIKDKGEIEAMGLAKFNEYCATSVLQYTKEWEEYVTRQARWVDFDNGYKTMDLTFMESVIWAFKELYNKGLIYQGFRVLPYSWAEHTPLSNQETRLDDSYKLRQDPTLTVTFPITGAVEGSAANTDLVGAKALAWTTTPWTLPSNLALAVNPSVTYVLVEIAEDGEAGFVGDRVLLAKDLMGAYAKELGTDAVVVSEHPGSELVGLTYEPIFGYFRDHANAFQILGADYVTTEDGTGIVHQAPAFGEDDMNTCNAEGIEPIIPVDMDGKFTNLVPEYQGQLVFDANKDIIKDLKAVGRVVRHQTIEHSYPHSWRSGEPLIYMALPSWFVNVTKIRDRMVEVNQDIEWMPEHIRDGQFGKWLEGARDWNISRSRYWGSPIPVWISDNDEYPRVDVYGSLDELEADFGVRPQSLHRPYIDELTRPNPDDPTGQSTMRRVPDVLDVWFDSGSMPFAQVHYPFENKEWFDTHAPADFIVEYIGQTRGWFYLLHVLSTALFDRPAFKKVVAHGIVLGDDGLKMSKSKGNYPNVNEVFDRDGSDAMRWFLMSSPILRGGNLIVTEKGIREGVRQAQLPMWNAYSFLQLYTSKKATWSVDSTDVLDRYILAKLHDLVAETEAALDATDIAKACDLVRNFCDALTNWYVRRSRDRFWAGDEAHPEAFNTLYTVLETLTRVAAPLLPMTTEVIWRGLTGERSVHLTDFPSAESFPADDELVRTMDEIRGVCSAASSVRKSHKLRNRLPLPNLTVALPDADRLADFTSIVRDEVNVKNVELTSDVDSVGTFEVVVNAKVAGPRLGKDVQRVIKAVKSGSYTREGDMVVADGITLNEGEFTERLVAANPDSTAQIDGVDGLVVLDMTVTEELEAEGWAADVIRGLQDARKNSGFEVSDRISVIISVPEDKQEWINTHAEHIAGEVLATEFDVTTEALDGVVHEIVSGVTAQVAQVAKN from the coding sequence ATGTCTGACACCGTTGGCGGCGTGTACCCACAGGTTGATCTGTCGGGTGGATCATCGCGTTTTCCAGAAATGGAAGAAAACGTACTCAACTACTGGAAGCAAGACGACACCTTCCAGGCCAGCATTGACCAGCGGGAAGGCGCAAAAGACTACGTCTTCTACGATGGGCCTCCGTTTGCAAACGGCCTGCCACACTACGGCCACTTGCTAACTGGCTATGTGAAAGACATCGTGCCTCGCTACCAGACCATGCGCGGATACCGTGTTCCTCGTGTCTTTGGTTGGGATACCCACGGACTTCCTGCTGAGCTGGAGGCTGAAAAGCAGCTCGGCATCAAGGACAAAGGCGAGATCGAGGCCATGGGTCTGGCCAAGTTCAACGAGTACTGCGCCACCTCGGTGCTGCAGTACACCAAAGAGTGGGAAGAATACGTCACCCGCCAGGCTCGTTGGGTAGATTTTGACAACGGCTATAAGACCATGGATCTCACCTTCATGGAATCCGTGATCTGGGCGTTCAAGGAGCTCTACAACAAGGGCCTCATCTACCAGGGCTTCCGTGTGCTTCCTTACTCATGGGCAGAGCACACCCCATTGTCCAACCAGGAAACCCGCCTGGACGATTCCTACAAGCTTCGCCAGGATCCAACCCTGACTGTCACTTTCCCTATCACCGGGGCAGTTGAGGGTTCGGCGGCGAACACCGACCTTGTGGGCGCAAAGGCGTTGGCCTGGACGACCACCCCTTGGACCTTGCCGTCCAACCTTGCGCTGGCAGTCAACCCATCTGTCACCTACGTGCTGGTGGAAATTGCAGAAGACGGCGAAGCTGGCTTTGTTGGCGATCGCGTGTTGCTGGCCAAGGACCTCATGGGGGCATACGCCAAGGAACTGGGCACCGACGCAGTAGTCGTATCTGAGCACCCTGGCTCTGAACTGGTTGGACTTACCTACGAGCCAATCTTTGGTTACTTCCGTGACCACGCTAATGCTTTCCAGATCCTCGGCGCAGACTACGTCACCACCGAAGACGGCACCGGTATCGTCCACCAGGCACCAGCATTCGGTGAAGACGATATGAACACCTGTAACGCCGAAGGCATTGAACCTATCATCCCGGTAGACATGGACGGTAAGTTCACCAACCTGGTTCCCGAATACCAGGGCCAGCTTGTCTTCGATGCCAACAAGGACATCATCAAGGACCTCAAGGCTGTTGGTCGAGTGGTTCGCCACCAAACCATCGAGCACTCCTACCCACACTCTTGGCGCTCTGGCGAGCCACTGATCTACATGGCGCTGCCATCATGGTTCGTCAACGTCACCAAGATCCGTGACCGCATGGTTGAGGTCAACCAAGACATCGAATGGATGCCAGAGCACATCCGCGACGGCCAGTTCGGCAAATGGCTGGAAGGCGCACGCGATTGGAACATCTCCCGATCCCGCTACTGGGGTTCACCCATCCCAGTGTGGATCTCTGACAATGATGAATACCCACGCGTGGATGTTTACGGCTCCCTCGATGAGTTGGAAGCAGACTTCGGTGTTCGCCCGCAGTCCCTGCATCGCCCATACATCGATGAATTGACTCGCCCTAACCCGGACGATCCAACGGGACAGTCCACTATGCGCCGCGTCCCTGACGTGCTCGATGTGTGGTTTGATTCCGGTTCCATGCCATTTGCGCAGGTTCACTACCCATTCGAGAACAAAGAATGGTTTGATACCCACGCACCTGCAGACTTCATCGTTGAGTACATTGGCCAGACCCGTGGCTGGTTCTACCTGCTCCACGTCCTGTCCACCGCGCTGTTTGATCGTCCAGCGTTCAAGAAGGTTGTTGCCCACGGCATTGTGCTTGGCGACGACGGACTGAAGATGTCTAAGTCCAAGGGCAATTACCCGAACGTCAACGAGGTTTTCGACCGCGACGGCTCGGACGCCATGCGTTGGTTCCTCATGAGCTCGCCGATCCTGCGTGGCGGCAACCTCATCGTCACTGAAAAGGGCATCCGTGAAGGTGTGCGCCAAGCACAGCTTCCCATGTGGAATGCATACTCCTTCCTGCAGCTTTACACCTCCAAGAAGGCAACGTGGTCTGTTGATTCCACCGATGTGTTGGATCGCTACATCCTGGCCAAGCTGCACGATCTGGTAGCAGAGACCGAAGCAGCGCTGGATGCAACTGACATTGCTAAGGCCTGCGATCTGGTGCGTAACTTCTGTGATGCGCTTACCAACTGGTACGTTCGTCGATCCCGTGATCGTTTCTGGGCTGGCGACGAAGCACACCCAGAAGCCTTCAACACTCTGTACACCGTGTTGGAGACCCTCACGCGCGTGGCAGCTCCACTGCTGCCAATGACCACCGAAGTTATCTGGCGTGGACTAACTGGTGAGCGCTCCGTGCACCTCACCGACTTCCCATCCGCTGAGTCTTTCCCAGCAGATGACGAGCTGGTTCGCACTATGGATGAAATCCGTGGCGTGTGCTCGGCTGCATCGTCGGTACGCAAGTCTCACAAGCTGCGTAACCGCCTGCCACTGCCAAACCTGACCGTGGCTCTGCCTGATGCTGATCGTCTGGCTGATTTCACCTCCATCGTTCGCGATGAAGTTAACGTCAAGAACGTGGAGCTCACCTCCGATGTGGATTCCGTGGGTACCTTCGAGGTCGTCGTCAACGCAAAGGTTGCTGGACCTCGTTTGGGCAAGGATGTGCAGCGTGTTATCAAAGCCGTGAAATCCGGTAGCTACACTCGCGAAGGCGATATGGTGGTAGCGGATGGCATCACCTTGAACGAGGGCGAGTTCACCGAGCGCCTCGTGGCAGCCAACCCAGACTCCACCGCACAGATCGATGGCGTCGATGGCCTTGTTGTCCTGGACATGACTGTTACCGAAGAGCTTGAGGCTGAGGGCTGGGCTGCGGATGTTATCCGTGGACTGCAGGACGCCCGCAAGAACTCCGGCTTTGAGGTTTCCGACCGCATCTCTGTGATCATCAGCGTGCCAGAGGACAAGCAGGAGTGGATCAACACCCACGCCGAGCACATCGCTGGCGAAGTATTGGCCACCGAATTCGATGTCACCACCGAAGCTTTGGACGGCGTTGTCCATGAGATCGTTTCTGGTGTGACCGCACAGGTAGCGCAGGTAGCTAAGAACTAA